CCCTCATACCCGTGGATAGTCGTGGCTGCCATGAGCCTCCTGGCCTTCCTCGCAAGCATTCTCAACCGGTGCGGCCCAACCGCGGCAGCCTCGTCGATAACAAGGAGGCCCCCAGGCTCATAGACCTCCTCGAGAGTATGGAAACGCACATGAAACCAAGGGCCCCGCACACCATAGACAACATCACCCTTAGCCAATACGCGGTGATTGATACCAGCCTTGCGGAGAGCCGCCACCAGCATGCGGAAGAGACTCTGCACCGATTCGAGCGAAGGTGCAGTCACGGTAACGAAGCCCACATCCTTCCGCAATGTTAGCAGCGCAAGGGCCAAGCCAAGCGCGGCGCTCTTCCCCCTGCCACGGTCACCGGTAAATAGTAACGTACGGTACCCACCACGGGCAAACCTCCAAGCTGCTCGAAGCGCCTCACCCTGGTCTCTTGTCGCCACAAGCTCCCTAAGAACACGAGGCACCATAAGATACTCCCGATCGTCGAGGCGTGGTGGCCCTGGAGGCCAAGGTTTCTCGCCCCTAACAGGAGGCAGCCTAGACTCTACAACCCTCCCGCCGCACAGGTCAAGCCTCAGGAGTGCACTCATAGAGTCGAGACTGTACTCGAGGTATCTCGCGTAGCCACCCGAACCCAGCCAACCACCAGGATCCCACTGCCAAGGACAATCGGCTACAATAACGAGAACGCCGGGAGCGCGAACCATCTCGGCCACAGCGGCCAAGAGATTTGGCAGAAGAAGAGGCTCAACATCAACTATTACAGCATCATATTCACCGCCAAGGAGCCTCTGGACCCTCGCGGGGCTCTCAACACGCCACCCAGTCCACTTCCACGAACCCCTCCTAGACGAAGATGCTAAGACGAGAACCTCCCTACCACTCAACAAGCTCGCTAGCAACGCAGGTGCAACACTCCTACCATGAACTATGACTAGGCCACGGTATCCACGCTCATCGAGATGCTCGAGCCACTCCCTAGCCTTAACCGTCAAGCCATCCAATAGCAAGAGAGTGCCCCGGCAAGCATCCGAAAATGCGAGAGGTAAAGGATCCGCCTAAATTGTTAAGCGGAATGGTTAGAGATTAAAGGGTGGGCAAACCGGCCCCCGCTACCATGGGTGAGAGAATTATTCGCGAAATGCATGTCCAATGGTGAGAATATGCGCGTGGAGAGGGGGCGCACGTTCGAGCTGCACGTTAAGGAGCCTACCGTACTGGTCGTGATACGCGGTATAGCACGTGTAAAGGCTCCCAACGGGCTACACGCCGAGCTAGGGCCATGCACGATGCTCTACCTCCCGGGTGGCATGAAGGTACAGATAGAGGCGCCCTGGGAGGACGTGGAGGTACGCCCGATGAAGAGCTATGATATGGGCCGAGAGCCGCGTCTACTTTACAACGGGTATGCCGTCAAGAGCCCCACGGGCGAAGCAGCCCTCTGTATACACGTGACCAACGAGGGTACCCGCGTGCTTATGCCCGCAGAGGCCTACATAGTCGCCGGTAAGGTGCTCGTCAAGCAGAACGGATCAGCACGGATACTAGAAGACGGTGAGAAGCTAGAGCCGCACGCGTTGCTACTTCCGGAGGGCGGCAGGAGAGCCACAGTACTACTCCTGGCGAGACCATAAGCACCTCAGGGCCCGAAGATCTCCTCACCGGCCGCCCCTCGGGGGCCCATCAGTTCATCAACGGGCTCCTAGATGTTACCAACGCTACATCCGCCCATTAATACTATAGCCTAACGGCGACCTCGTGGGAGGCGCGGAAGACGTGTACTCGAGAATGGCGCAAAATGCGAGACCCAGCGTTTTTGCCCCAGTTATTCTATGAATCGAAAGGAGCGTCCATCGCGTGAGACAGTAGAACCGTGCAGAGTTTTTGTTAAAAACTGTTTAGGCTAGCTTGCGCAGCCTTGCGAGATCCTCAATGAAGGTGTGGACGCTGTACCTGGGTATCTTCTCGAGCGCCTCGTGCCTTAGTAGCCAGTCGATGAGCAGCTGGTAGGCTACGATCCTGGAGATGGACTTGGCGCCAGCCGGCCCTGGGTTCTTCATGAAGAAGGCGTTGATCTCGTAGATGGTGCCCTTCTCGCCGTGCTCGAGCGCAATCTTTGCTGTGCGGATGACGTCTACTAGTAGGCCTGCTAGGGCTGGGCTGTCGTTAATCCTAACGTTTACTATCATCTCGTCGACTGCGCCGTTGAAGCTTATGTACTCGATGTGCATCGAGACGAACTTCTTGTCACCGAGCGGCTCTAGGTAGCCGGTTGGCTTGATGAAGTGTGGCGCGTCATAACCTAGGATGTCCTTCACGATGCTGCTCTTCGTTGTCTCCTTGGCCTTGTTCCTCTCCGGGTCTAGTAGCGCCAGGAAGTCAAGGTTGCCACCGATGTTGAACTGGACAACGCCCTTCACGTACCTGTTCCTCTCGGCGAGGTGCTCTAGGAGGTCGCTGGTTAGTGGGGTGGCGCCGCTGGCACCGTCATCGCCTAGGACTATGCTGTTGCGCTGTGCTGCGGCGTTTACAGCCGCCTCGTCCCTAGCGAGGGTGATTGGTATCGCGTTGGCGAAGGCGACAGGCTTCACGGTCTCAGCGTATAGCATTGCTGCATAGTAGTAGGCGTAGGTTGCCGGTAGCTTGCCACCCTCCCACTCGCCACCCTTCTTGATAGCCTCT
The Pyrolobus fumarii 1A DNA segment above includes these coding regions:
- a CDS encoding inositol-3-phosphate synthase — encoded protein: MEVRVAILGQGYVGTTLAVGLERIKAGEIPAWGVPFGFPKDFLREPKLTDIKIVHSIDVDEAKVGKTLYEVAQQYFPNLRIPETLKEVRVSRGIHLGSTRGLPLKARGLEEETSLQDAVERIVSEWEKAKVDVIVNVITTEKGPGIGNWEKLVEAIKKGGEWEGGKLPATYAYYYAAMLYAETVKPVAFANAIPITLARDEAAVNAAAQRNSIVLGDDGASGATPLTSDLLEHLAERNRYVKGVVQFNIGGNLDFLALLDPERNKAKETTKSSIVKDILGYDAPHFIKPTGYLEPLGDKKFVSMHIEYISFNGAVDEMIVNVRINDSPALAGLLVDVIRTAKIALEHGEKGTIYEINAFFMKNPGPAGAKSISRIVAYQLLIDWLLRHEALEKIPRYSVHTFIEDLARLRKLA